The genomic DNA CAACACCAGCACTGCGACCACGGCAATCAACAGTTTCTTGCCCATCCTTCGTTCCTCCTCGTGTCGTTCACGTTAGGCCCGGGAAGTCAGCGGTTGACGTCTCGGTCGTGTCGTCAACTGCCTGACGGCCCCCGCGATTCCCTCGGGGGCGTACACGATTGTCCCGATATAGACCGCGCCCAGGATCAAGAGCCAGCGGTGCGTGTAGACGCTCACGAGGTTCTTCAGCATGACGATCACGCCTGCTCCCAGAGCTGGGCCCCCCAGGGTCCCCCGGCCGCCGAGGTCGACCATCAAGAGAATCTCCACAGAGTTGGCCAGTTCCACGTCCGCCGGGCCGACGAAGCCATTATAGTAGGCCCAGAGCACGCCTGAGAAGCCGCCCACGGTCCCGGCGATGACGAAGGCGATGTACTTGTGCAGCCACACGTGATAGCCGAGGGTCCGCATGCGAGACTCGCTCTCGCGGATCCCCACCAGGCTCTG from Candidatus Rokuibacteriota bacterium includes the following:
- a CDS encoding branched-chain amino acid ABC transporter permease, yielding AAYLGLGAYSVGVLTTQHGANFWVTLAVGVFLGMAGAAVFGLVALRATGVYFLMITLALGMVIWGLAYRWVSLTQGDNGIPGIPRPDLGVPWSLGKAIPFYYFALVGFVLALWFLRMIVRSPFGQSLVGIRESESRMRTLGYHVWLHKYIAFVIAGTVGGFSGVLWAYYNGFVGPADVELANSVEILLMVDLGGRGTLGGPALGAGVIVMLKNLVSVYTHRWLLILGAVYIGTIVYAPEGIAGAVRQLTTRPRRQPLTSRA